In the Brevundimonas mediterranea genome, GATCTGATCACGATCCATCAGGGCCAGCGCCCACAATCGGGTGGCGTGCGTGCGCGCGAACCAGTCGGGCTCCATCGACGCGAGCCGGCGCATCTCGTCGGCGGCGGCCGTCTCGCCCTCGTCGTACCGCAGGGCCAGGGCGTTCAGCCGGGCGATCTGGATGTAGCGGTGGGAGCCCTGGTGACGCGCGCCTTCCATGAGCCGGTCGTTCCAGATCCTGGCCGTGTCGAACTCGCCCTGGTTCAGAAATATCCAGGCGACATGATAGAGGCGTTGCAGACCTTCGCGGTCGTTACGGCGTATCGCCTCGCGGCCGAACGCCTCAAGCGCCCTGAAATCCGTCGTGCCGGCCCTCCGTTCGACAGCCTCTGCCAGTTGAAGGGGCGTCCGCGATTGCGCCGCAGGCTGAGCTGAGACGTCCTGTACGAAAAACGCCGACAGGACGAGGGCGAGGGCAAAGGCTGCGGCTTTTATAGGCATTCGGCTTCCGATCTGATCGGAAGCTGCCATGTTTTGGTTGAATAAGGTTTATCGACCCGGTGCGGGTTGCACCTCACCTGACCTTTGTCGGAACTGCGCGTTGACCACCCCCGGGCTTTCGGCTATAGGCCCGCCCTCTTGAGATTTCCGCGCCGTGGACGTGTGCTCCGCGGCGTTTTCCGTTCGAAGGTTTGAAATGGCTAACAACCCCGGCGCCCGCAAGGCGATCCGCAAGATCGAAGCGCGGACCGAAGTGAACAAGGCGCGCCGTTCGCGCGTCCGCACCTATCTGCGCAAGTTCCAAGAAGCTCTGGCCGGCGGCGACGCCACGGCCGCCAAGACCGCCTTCGTGGAAGCCCAGTCCGAGCTGATGCGCGCCGTCTCCAAGGGCGTCGTTCACAAGAACACCGGCTCGCGCAAGGTGTCGCGTCTGGCCGCCCAGCTGAAGAAGCTGTCGGCCGCCTAAATCCTTTAACGGATTTCCCGGACACGGAATGGCTGTCGCTGTTCCGTTACGGGATTTTGCAGACTTTTCAACGGCGAAGGGGCATCAGCTCCTTCGCCGTTTTGCGTTTGGCCGTTAACCCTCTCTACGCAGGAATACGGAGTTCGGGGCGCCTGGAAGGCGAATTCCTCAAGCAGGATTAGCGTTTGACGGAGTCAAACAATTTAACTGCGAATCGACCAACGAATCAGCGTTGACCCAACCGGCTCGCAGCGTAAGTTTTGGCCTCTAACGCACTTCCATCCCAACACGGATGAAGACGGCGCGGGACGATAGTTTCGCGTTGGCGGGAGATGTCTGTCCAGGAGCTCGGCCCCGCCCGAAAAGCATCGCTTTTCGGGGCAGGAGAAGTCGTCCCTGAACCGTCGCCCTGAAGTGCCGAAGGTCGGAATGGTTTTTTGAAGCGGGTGGCTGAACAATGGTTGGGGGTGCGACGGCGATGGCGGGCGGCGTGAACGGATCGAACATGACGGATCCGGATCGCATCTGGAATGAGGCCTCGGTGCGCCTGCGCGCCGAGATCGGCGACGGTCCCTTCTCGTCCTACATCGCCCCTTCCGCCGTTCGCGTGGATTCCTCCGGCCAGCTGATCCTGGTCACGCCCACCGCCTATGCCCGAGACTGGGTCCGCAAGAACGCCCTGCGTCGCATGAACGAGCTGTGGCTGGGCCTGGACGGCCTGAACCGCCGCCTGGACGTGCGCTGCCGCGCCGAGGTGGGCTCGGCCCCTCCGGCCTCGGCCGTGATCGCGGGCAATGTCCTGGACGCCACACCGCGTCTGGCGGCCTTCGCCAGCCCGACCGTGCCCCCCATCGCCGACGGCGCCCGCGCCGTGCGCGCCGCCGGCCTTCAGGACCGCCTGACCTTCGACAGCTTCGTGGAGGGCCAGGGCAACGCCTTCGCCCTGGCCATCGCCAAACAGGTGGCCAGCTGGGCCGACGGCCACTTCAACCCGGTCTTCTTCTGCGGCCCCTACGGCTACGGCAAGACCCACCTGCTGAACGCCATCGCCTGGGAGGCCCAGCGTCTGCGGCCCGAGGCCAAGGTGGTCTATCTGACCGCCGAACGCTTCCTGTCGACCTTCGTCAAGGCGATGCAGGACCGATCGACCGCCGCCTTCAAGGAAAGCCTGCGCTCGGCCGACATGCTGCTGCTGGACGACGTCCAGTTCGTCGGCGGCAAGACCTCGACCCAGGAAGAACTGCTGTCGACCCTGACCGCCCTGATCGAGGACGGCAAACGGATCGTCTTCTCGGCCGACCGCGCGCCCATGGCCCTGACCGAGGTCGAGCCGCGCCTGCGCAGCCACCTGGCCGCCGGCCTGACCTGCCCGGTCGAGGCGGGCGACCGCGAGCTGAAGATCGCCGTGGCCCAGAACCGTCTGAAGGCCCTGTCGGCCCTGGGCGTCGTCCAGGGCGAGGCCGCGCCCGAGGTGCTGGCCCAGCTGGTGGATCGCACGCCGGGCTCGATGCGCGAGCTTGAGGGCGCCGTGAACACCCTGGCCGCCGCCGCCGGTTCGCGCCTGGCGACCGTCTCGGTGGACGAGGCCTCGATCCTGCTGGGCGCCGCCCTGCGCGGCGGCCCCGAGCGCCGGATCACCGTGGACGAGATCCAGAAGACGGTGGCCGACCACTTCAACCTGAAACAGGCCGATCTGCTGAGCGAGCGCCGCACCCGTTCGGTGGCCCGCCCGCGCCAGATGGCCATGTATCTGTGCAAGCAGCACACGACCCGCTCCTATCCCGACATCGGCCGTCGCTTCGGCGGTCGCGATCACACCACCGTCCTGCACGGTGTGCGCAAGATCGAGGAGCTGATGGCCCAGGACGACCAGATCGCCCGCGACGTCGAGGCCCTGACCCGCAAGCTGCGGGGCTGAACAATCTCCCTCCCCCATGAAGGGGACGGGAGAAACAGAAATCTGTGAACGGCTTCCGTCGCCTTCCTTGCTCCTTGCGCCCAATCCGCTAGTGTCCAAGGCCCTCTATCGCGGCGCTCCAGCCTGAGTCGCCGCATCCGGGCGAGACGACATGCAACTGACCATCGAACGATCCGCGCTCCTGAAGGCCCTGGGCCATGTGCAGAGCGTCGTCGAACGCCGAAACACCATCCCGATCCTGTCCAACGTCCTGCTCAGCGCAGGCCGGGACCGGCTGGCCTTTGCAGCCACCGACCTGGACATGGAGATGGTGGACGAGGCCGAGGCGACGGTGAACGTCGAGGGCCAGATCACCGCCCCCGCCCACACCCTGTACGAAATCGTGCGCAAGCTGCCGGAAGGCGCCGAGGTGTCGCTGCTCTATTCGGGCGACGATCCCAGGCTGGTGGTCTCGGCCGGCCGGTCGCGCTTCAACCTGCCGGTCCTGCCGGCGGGCGACTTCCCCATCATGTCCACCGACAGCGCCGGCGCCTCCTACGTCATGCCCAAGGAAGACCTGGCGCGGCTGATCGACAAGACCCGGTTCGCCGTCTCGACCGAAGAGACCCGCTATTATCTGAACGGCCTGTATCTGCACACGGTGGCCGAGGCCGGCGTCGCCCTGCTGCGCGCCGTGGCCACCGACGGCCACCGCCTGGCCCTGGCCGAGACCCCGGCGCCCGAGGGCGCGGCCGGCGGCCCCGGCGTCATCGTGCCGCGCAAGACGGTGGATCAGGTCCGCCGCCTGCTGGACGACGCCGCCGGCCCGGTCGAGATCACCGTCTCGGCCCAGAAGATCCGCTTCCAGATAGGTGAGGCGTCCCTGACCTCCAAGGTCATCGACGGCGCCTTCCCCGACTATCTGCGCGTCATTCCCAAGGGCAATGACAAACAGGCCGACATCGACAACGCCCTGTTCGCCAAGGCCGTCGACCGGGTCGCCACCATCTCGGCGGAAAAGAGCCGGTCGGTGAAACTGGCCTTCGACAACGACCGGGTGAAGCTGACCGTCCGCAACATGGAAGCCGGCCAGGCCGAGGAAGAGGTCGAGATCGGCTATTCCGACGAACCGTTCGAGATCGGCTTCAACGCCCGTTACCTGCTGGACGTCGCCGGCCAGATCACCGGCGAAAACGCCGCCTTCCGCTTCGCCGACCCGGCTTCGCCGACGCTGGTGCTCGATCCGGGCGATCCGGGCGTGCAGTATGTGCTGATGCCGCTGCGGGTGTGATCGAGTGGCGAGTGGCGAGTGGCGAGCACACCTCGCCCTGCTTTCCTCGCCACTCGCCACTCGCCACTCGTCACTTCCTTGATCACCTCCCTCACCCTCACCGACTTCCGCTCCTATGCGAGCGCACGGCTGGAGCTCGCCTCCGGCCCGGTGGTGCTTCACGGCCCGAACGGGGCGGGCAAGACCAATCTGCTGGAGGCGATCAGCCTGCTGACCCCCGGCAAGGGGCTGCGGGGCGCGACCGCCGCCGAAATGGGTCGGCGCGAGCCGGGCGAGGCGGTGGGCCGAGCCTGGGCCGTCATGGTCGAACTGGACGACGAGACGCGGCTGGGCACCGGCGTCCAGACGGCGGGCGCGGCGCGGCGCATCGTCCGCATCGACGGCGAGACGGCCCAGCCCGGGCGGTTGCTCGATTATCTGCGGCCCGTCTGGGCGACGCCCGAGCAGGACCGACTGTTCTCCGACGCCCGGGCCGAGCGGCTGAAATTCTTCGACCGGCTGGTCTTCGCCGCCGATCCCGACCATGCCGCCGCCGTCTCCGCCTACGAAAAGGCCCTGCGCGAACGCTTGCGGCTGCTGAACGACGCACAGGACGGACGCGAAGCCGACCCCGTCTGGCTGGACGCCCTGGAGGCCCGGCTGGGCGAGGCCGGCGCCCGCGCGGCCCTGGCCCGCGTCGCCGCCCTGCACGCGCTCCAGGCCGCCATCGACGCCCGCCGCGACCGCCCCTTCCCCCAGGCCGACCTGGGGCTGGACGGCCCCGCCGAACAGATGGCCGAGGCCGGCGCCGAAGAAGACGAGATCGCCGCCGCCATCCGCGAGGGCCTGGCCAAGGCGCGCGCCCGCGACGGCGCCGCCGGCCGCTCCCTGTTCGGCCCGCACCGCACCGACCTGACCGCCCTTCACCGCGAGAAGAACCGGCCCGCCGCCGAGGGCTCGTCCGGCGAGCAGAAGGCCCTGGTCCTGAACCTGATCCTGGCCCAGATCAGCCGCCTCGCGCACCATGACGCCGCCGGGGCCGCCCGCCCCGTCCTGCTGCTGGACGAGGCCCCCGCCCACCTGGACGAAGCCCGTCGCGCCGCCCTGTTCGACGAGATCGTCGCCCTGGACCTCCAGGCCTTCATGACCGGCACCGAACGCAGCCTGTTCGCCGGCCTGGACGGCCGCGCGCAGTTCGTGCGCGTCGCCGGTGGAGCGCTGGAGAGCGACTAGGATTCCGGCACGGAATTCCTCGCTTTTTCGTCGGAAATTCCTATATGTTGCGGGCTTCGATGCGGTGCGATCCCGTCGTCGATTCGAGCGCCCGACGCGGCGCTCAATCCCCGTCCCGGTCGGGACTTCAGAGCTACAGATTTCATGACCGATCCGATT is a window encoding:
- the dnaA gene encoding chromosomal replication initiator protein DnaA; amino-acid sequence: MAGGVNGSNMTDPDRIWNEASVRLRAEIGDGPFSSYIAPSAVRVDSSGQLILVTPTAYARDWVRKNALRRMNELWLGLDGLNRRLDVRCRAEVGSAPPASAVIAGNVLDATPRLAAFASPTVPPIADGARAVRAAGLQDRLTFDSFVEGQGNAFALAIAKQVASWADGHFNPVFFCGPYGYGKTHLLNAIAWEAQRLRPEAKVVYLTAERFLSTFVKAMQDRSTAAFKESLRSADMLLLDDVQFVGGKTSTQEELLSTLTALIEDGKRIVFSADRAPMALTEVEPRLRSHLAAGLTCPVEAGDRELKIAVAQNRLKALSALGVVQGEAAPEVLAQLVDRTPGSMRELEGAVNTLAAAAGSRLATVSVDEASILLGAALRGGPERRITVDEIQKTVADHFNLKQADLLSERRTRSVARPRQMAMYLCKQHTTRSYPDIGRRFGGRDHTTVLHGVRKIEELMAQDDQIARDVEALTRKLRG
- the dnaN gene encoding DNA polymerase III subunit beta — translated: MQLTIERSALLKALGHVQSVVERRNTIPILSNVLLSAGRDRLAFAATDLDMEMVDEAEATVNVEGQITAPAHTLYEIVRKLPEGAEVSLLYSGDDPRLVVSAGRSRFNLPVLPAGDFPIMSTDSAGASYVMPKEDLARLIDKTRFAVSTEETRYYLNGLYLHTVAEAGVALLRAVATDGHRLALAETPAPEGAAGGPGVIVPRKTVDQVRRLLDDAAGPVEITVSAQKIRFQIGEASLTSKVIDGAFPDYLRVIPKGNDKQADIDNALFAKAVDRVATISAEKSRSVKLAFDNDRVKLTVRNMEAGQAEEEVEIGYSDEPFEIGFNARYLLDVAGQITGENAAFRFADPASPTLVLDPGDPGVQYVLMPLRV
- the rpsT gene encoding 30S ribosomal protein S20, which codes for MANNPGARKAIRKIEARTEVNKARRSRVRTYLRKFQEALAGGDATAAKTAFVEAQSELMRAVSKGVVHKNTGSRKVSRLAAQLKKLSAA
- the recF gene encoding DNA replication/repair protein RecF (All proteins in this family for which functions are known are DNA-binding proteins that assist the filamentation of RecA onto DNA for the initiation of recombination or recombinational repair.), which gives rise to MITSLTLTDFRSYASARLELASGPVVLHGPNGAGKTNLLEAISLLTPGKGLRGATAAEMGRREPGEAVGRAWAVMVELDDETRLGTGVQTAGAARRIVRIDGETAQPGRLLDYLRPVWATPEQDRLFSDARAERLKFFDRLVFAADPDHAAAVSAYEKALRERLRLLNDAQDGREADPVWLDALEARLGEAGARAALARVAALHALQAAIDARRDRPFPQADLGLDGPAEQMAEAGAEEDEIAAAIREGLAKARARDGAAGRSLFGPHRTDLTALHREKNRPAAEGSSGEQKALVLNLILAQISRLAHHDAAGAARPVLLLDEAPAHLDEARRAALFDEIVALDLQAFMTGTERSLFAGLDGRAQFVRVAGGALESD